Proteins from a genomic interval of Rhodothermus marinus:
- a CDS encoding ABC transporter permease, with the protein MSSPEVRRTVWLLRGAALVFGVLGLSIALWLADKAVRYPHILARQGSAEAPLWIPMLVFVLVCMGASIFLFLRAAARVARGEDLYARRHRRHPSERPASERNSAASTS; encoded by the coding sequence ATGTCGTCGCCTGAAGTTCGCCGGACTGTCTGGCTGCTGCGCGGCGCCGCGCTGGTGTTCGGCGTGCTGGGGCTGAGCATTGCGCTCTGGCTGGCTGACAAAGCCGTGCGCTACCCGCACATCCTGGCGCGCCAGGGTAGTGCCGAAGCGCCCCTCTGGATTCCCATGCTCGTGTTCGTGTTGGTCTGCATGGGCGCCAGCATTTTTCTGTTTCTGCGGGCAGCCGCCCGCGTGGCACGTGGCGAGGACCTCTACGCCCGACGCCACCGTCGTCATCCGTCCGAGCGCCCCGCCAGCGAGCGAAACAGCGCGGCCAGCACCTCGTAG
- a CDS encoding putative molybdenum carrier protein: protein MESWQLERVVSGGQTGVDRAALDAARAAGVPIGGWCPKGRWAEDGPIPEDYPLQETPSSDPIVRTTWNVRDSDGTLILHPGGPLRGGTAQTELAARRMGKPCLVLTLDRPVEELVREIRRWLETENIRVLNVAGPRESQAPGIYRRAYEVLAALFRSLAGRSDG, encoded by the coding sequence ATGGAAAGCTGGCAGCTCGAACGTGTCGTTTCCGGTGGGCAGACCGGGGTGGATCGTGCGGCGCTCGACGCCGCGCGGGCGGCCGGGGTTCCCATCGGCGGCTGGTGTCCGAAGGGCCGGTGGGCCGAGGATGGACCGATTCCCGAAGACTATCCGCTCCAGGAGACGCCCTCATCGGATCCCATTGTCCGCACCACCTGGAACGTCCGTGATAGCGACGGCACGCTCATCCTGCATCCGGGCGGTCCGCTTCGGGGTGGCACGGCGCAGACCGAACTGGCCGCGCGTCGCATGGGGAAGCCCTGTCTGGTACTGACGCTGGATCGTCCCGTCGAGGAGCTGGTGCGTGAAATTCGTCGCTGGCTGGAGACCGAAAACATTCGCGTGCTCAACGTGGCCGGCCCGCGCGAAAGTCAGGCGCCGGGCATCTACCGCCGGGCCTACGAGGTGCTGGCCGCGCTGTTTCGCTCGCTGGCGGGGCGCTCGGACGGATGA
- the thpR gene encoding RNA 2',3'-cyclic phosphodiesterase → MLRLFVALDLPEDHRRRLYALRDPSWKARWATPDQFHLTLRFLGPVEEDLLPELTRTLAKIEAPAFELAPRGLMVLPSLTRPRVLAAAVDPVPELHALQAEIERRVVDLGFTPEDRPFRPHITLARLKQVPTAAVRSFLQRHRDFALTPFPVRAFHLYESHLHPDGARYEILHRFPLQP, encoded by the coding sequence ATGTTGCGTCTGTTTGTTGCACTGGACCTGCCGGAAGATCATCGCCGCCGGCTCTATGCCCTGCGCGATCCCTCCTGGAAGGCACGCTGGGCCACGCCGGACCAGTTTCACCTGACGTTGCGCTTTCTGGGTCCCGTCGAGGAAGACCTGCTACCCGAGCTCACGCGGACGCTGGCCAAAATCGAAGCCCCGGCCTTCGAACTGGCGCCCCGGGGCCTGATGGTCCTGCCCTCCCTGACCCGTCCGCGCGTGCTGGCGGCGGCCGTCGATCCGGTGCCGGAACTGCACGCGCTGCAGGCCGAAATCGAACGGCGCGTGGTCGATCTGGGTTTTACCCCGGAGGACCGGCCGTTCCGGCCGCACATCACGCTGGCCCGGCTGAAGCAGGTTCCGACCGCCGCCGTACGGTCGTTCCTGCAGCGACATCGCGACTTTGCGCTGACGCCGTTTCCGGTGCGGGCCTTTCATCTGTACGAAAGCCATCTGCATCCTGATGGGGCACGCTATGAAATTCTCCACCGTTTTCCGCTTCAGCCTTAA
- a CDS encoding LolA family protein — MKFSTVFRFSLNHLLLLGLCCSCWTAAAAQDAARQLMERLRARYQQIDALQASFVQILQTPYAERPDTLRGRLWLQGDRYRVETPRQTIVTDGRTTWVYLPDTRQVLINDYVPDETGFSLNEFLLHYSDRYEVLGGEAVTYQNTAYHRLRLRPLRPEAPFQEVVLWVRDRDLLVTRVDVRDVNDTRMTFLLSDLVLNPALSPELFTFRPPEGVEVVDLRQ, encoded by the coding sequence ATGAAATTCTCCACCGTTTTCCGCTTCAGCCTTAACCACCTGCTGCTTCTGGGGCTCTGTTGCAGCTGCTGGACGGCGGCCGCGGCACAGGATGCCGCCCGCCAGCTCATGGAGCGGCTGCGTGCGCGGTACCAGCAGATCGACGCGCTGCAGGCGTCGTTCGTGCAGATCCTGCAGACGCCCTATGCCGAGCGACCCGACACGCTGCGCGGGCGGCTCTGGCTGCAGGGCGACCGCTACCGCGTCGAGACCCCGCGCCAGACGATCGTCACCGACGGCCGCACCACCTGGGTCTACCTGCCCGACACACGCCAGGTACTCATCAACGACTACGTGCCCGACGAGACCGGCTTTTCGCTCAACGAATTTCTGCTCCACTACAGCGATCGCTACGAGGTGCTTGGCGGAGAGGCCGTTACCTATCAGAACACGGCGTATCACCGATTGCGCCTGCGTCCGCTCCGACCGGAAGCGCCGTTTCAGGAGGTGGTGCTCTGGGTGCGCGACCGGGACCTGCTCGTTACCCGCGTGGACGTGCGCGACGTGAACGACACGCGCATGACGTTCCTGCTGTCCGATCTGGTGCTGAACCCTGCGCTCTCGCCCGAACTGTTCACGTTTCGCCCGCCGGAAGGGGTCGAAGTAGTGGACCTGCGCCAGTGA
- a CDS encoding lysylphosphatidylglycerol synthase transmembrane domain-containing protein, translating into MARTEKLRPLLFRLGSFALGLGLLYLALRGADLRVIWEDLKQADYRWLAPLVVLTLLSHLIRAWRWRLLLEALPDANGRRRLTIARAFQALMIGYMVNYAAPRLGELARAASLSRTTGLRLSSVLGTVVAERLLDLLVLVLALLSVLVMLLDRWAELHRLFVAPWFQSGSLQLLAVGALLVLLLLGLGVYLGRRTPLLRRIGRRLRGPLAAFKHGLFTVHRTHRPVALTLSTLLMWACYWGMAYLPLVMLHLSRPCGLGPAEAWILLVLGAVGVALPSPGGLGSYHYITVQVMVHLLTVPQAAAATYAVLTHGAQMVLYTLIGFVCLVLQGGHWRPPDDTGLEALPATFRTPSTSP; encoded by the coding sequence ATGGCCCGAACCGAAAAGCTTCGCCCGCTGCTTTTCCGTCTCGGAAGTTTTGCGCTGGGCCTCGGTCTGCTCTATCTGGCCCTGCGCGGCGCCGATCTCCGGGTGATCTGGGAGGATCTGAAGCAGGCCGACTATCGCTGGCTGGCCCCTCTTGTGGTGCTGACGCTGCTGAGCCACCTGATCCGGGCCTGGCGCTGGCGGCTGCTGCTGGAAGCCCTGCCCGATGCAAACGGCCGGCGCCGTCTCACCATCGCCCGCGCTTTTCAGGCGCTCATGATCGGCTACATGGTCAACTATGCGGCCCCCCGGCTGGGCGAGCTGGCCCGAGCGGCCAGCCTGAGCCGTACCACCGGACTGCGCCTCAGCAGCGTGCTGGGCACGGTGGTGGCCGAGCGCCTGCTGGATCTGCTGGTGCTCGTGCTGGCCCTGCTCAGCGTGCTGGTCATGCTACTGGATCGGTGGGCGGAACTGCATCGCCTTTTCGTGGCGCCCTGGTTTCAGAGCGGATCCCTGCAGCTTCTGGCGGTAGGTGCCCTGCTTGTGCTGCTGCTTCTCGGGCTCGGTGTCTATCTGGGACGTCGGACGCCCCTGCTCCGGCGCATCGGTCGGCGACTACGTGGACCGCTTGCCGCATTCAAACACGGACTGTTCACCGTGCATCGCACGCATCGGCCGGTGGCTCTGACGCTCAGCACGCTGCTGATGTGGGCCTGTTACTGGGGCATGGCCTATCTACCGCTGGTCATGCTCCACCTGAGCCGGCCCTGCGGGCTGGGACCGGCCGAGGCCTGGATCCTGCTGGTGCTGGGCGCCGTAGGCGTGGCCCTTCCATCGCCCGGCGGACTGGGCTCCTACCACTATATCACGGTGCAGGTTATGGTTCACCTGCTGACAGTCCCTCAGGCGGCGGCCGCCACCTATGCCGTGCTGACGCACGGTGCCCAGATGGTGCTCTACACGCTGATCGGCTTTGTCTGTCTGGTGCTGCAGGGTGGTCACTGGCGGCCGCCGGACGACACCGGTTTAGAAGCGCTTCCAGCCACATTTCGAACCCCTTCCACGTCCCCCTGA
- the rlmB gene encoding 23S rRNA (guanosine(2251)-2'-O)-methyltransferase RlmB, which produces MSEAIDRLVGRNPVREALEQEETRVEKVLLQEGVGGPAIEAIRRAARAHGVPVQVVPKARLDRLAAGAVHQGVVAFVAPVHYRTLEELLEAVAPSPEAVQERQPLLVALDQIEDPHNYGAILRTAAAAGVAGVLVPRHHMAPLNAAALKASAGAALRVPIAHVTNLARALETLKAHGFWVAGASPSGDVSVWEMDWHRPLVLVLGNEGRGLRSGVARACDLLVSIPLRGPVESLNVSVAAGILLFAATRTRP; this is translated from the coding sequence ATGAGTGAAGCGATCGATCGGCTGGTGGGACGCAATCCGGTGCGGGAGGCGCTGGAGCAGGAGGAAACCCGCGTGGAGAAGGTGCTGCTCCAGGAGGGAGTCGGCGGGCCGGCGATCGAGGCCATCCGGCGGGCGGCACGGGCGCACGGCGTTCCCGTACAGGTCGTTCCGAAAGCCCGACTGGACCGGCTGGCCGCAGGGGCCGTGCACCAGGGCGTGGTAGCCTTCGTGGCACCGGTGCACTACCGAACGCTGGAAGAGTTGCTGGAAGCGGTAGCCCCTTCACCTGAAGCCGTTCAGGAACGCCAGCCGCTGCTGGTGGCGCTGGACCAGATCGAAGACCCGCACAATTACGGCGCTATTTTGCGGACGGCTGCGGCGGCCGGCGTGGCCGGGGTGCTGGTGCCGAGGCATCACATGGCCCCGCTGAACGCTGCCGCCCTCAAAGCCAGCGCCGGTGCAGCCCTGCGCGTGCCCATCGCCCATGTAACGAACCTGGCCCGGGCGCTGGAGACGCTCAAAGCGCACGGATTCTGGGTGGCCGGCGCCAGTCCCTCCGGCGACGTTTCTGTGTGGGAGATGGACTGGCACCGGCCGCTGGTGCTTGTGCTGGGCAACGAAGGACGCGGGCTACGCTCCGGTGTGGCCCGGGCGTGCGATCTGCTCGTCTCGATCCCGCTGCGCGGCCCCGTCGAATCGCTCAACGTCTCGGTGGCCGCCGGCATTCTGCTGTTTGCGGCCACCCGCACGCGCCCTTAG